Genomic DNA from Candidatus Edwardsbacteria bacterium:
AATATACTGATCCCAGGCCACTCCGCTGACCGGGCCGGTGGCAACCGAACGACGGTCCTCAATAAGCCAGAACTGAGAGGTGGCCATGCTGCCAAGCTTGGAAAGCCGGGCCGTGGTATGGTGTGAATCGGACAGGGTAGCGCTGAAAGAAAAACCCTGGTTTTTGGTGATATTTAAGGGCGTTATCCAGCCCAGAAAGCGCTTGCACCAGACGTCCATCTGGACCGGAGTGGCTCCGGTATTGCCGTTGCCGCCCCAGCTTCCGCCGGCCATGATTGACCAATTGCCTATGCCGGGTCCGCCGCTGGCGGTATTATAAAGATCCGGCAGGCCCAGGGCGTGCCCGAACTCATGACAATAAACTCCGGCTCCAATCATCTCGGTGGTGGTATTATTGCCGTCGGCGTAATTGGTGCGCTCTGGATTTATGATATAATCGTTGATGCGAACCGCCGTGCCGGTGTAGGGGCTGATATCCCCGGTGGTGTAGTAGGTAGCCCCTCCGCCAAAACCGGACAGGTAAAAACTGTGCGACCAGATGGCGGCGGCGCCTTCTTCTGCCCCCTTGCCGGCGTGAACCACCCACAGCACATCAACGTAGCCGTCATGGTCCATGTCATAGTTGGGATCGGCAAAATTTATGAAGACATCGGCGTTGGCCAAGACTCTCCTGATGAATTCATATGTGTTCCCGGTGGTGCCCCCGTTTAATCCATCGTTGACCGAGTAATAGGCAACAGTATTGTTGCTGGTGCGCCAATTGTCAACTTTTCCGGAACAACTCATGGCATTGTAGGACATGTCCCGGTAGTAGTTGTTCACCGACTTGACCCCGGTGCCCCGGTTGAACAGCATGGCCTGAAACTGGGCCTGGGTATTGATGGCGGCCAGGTTGGTAAAATAACCCAGTATCACAGGATAACTGCGGCTGCCGGATATCTTAGCATCTTTGGATTTGATGCTCAGTTCTCTTTCCAGGCCCCGCTTTGGGCTGTCCATCCCTTTCAGCCGCATAGCCTTTAGGGCCTCTGGCTCCTTGATCCCCTCCAGTGGCGGCATAGCCCAGGATATATTTGTTAAAGCAAACAAAAGCAGCAACACAGACATCACTGTTTTCATACTTTTCTCCTTAATTATTGAAATTTGGATCATAAATAAAACATTCCTAAGTATATAACTTATGCATATTTTATGCCCATTATTGGATTTTCATAAATTTTAACTTCTTGTATCGCAAGATATTAAAATAATAAACTATTGCTGCTTGGCCTATATTTGTTGTCAAACTTTGCAAGATATAGAATCAAAGAATCGTCGGCCCATAACTACCTGCCAATAAACAATATCCGCGGCAAGCAAAATTTGCATAGTTATGTCCAATTTTGACAAAACTTACCACTTCGGTTCTTCGGTGATCTGGTAGGTCCCCTTGCAAT
This window encodes:
- a CDS encoding M6 family metalloprotease domain-containing protein; translation: MKTVMSVLLLLFALTNISWAMPPLEGIKEPEALKAMRLKGMDSPKRGLERELSIKSKDAKISGSRSYPVILGYFTNLAAINTQAQFQAMLFNRGTGVKSVNNYYRDMSYNAMSCSGKVDNWRTSNNTVAYYSVNDGLNGGTTGNTYEFIRRVLANADVFINFADPNYDMDHDGYVDVLWVVHAGKGAEEGAAAIWSHSFYLSGFGGGATYYTTGDISPYTGTAVRINDYIINPERTNYADGNNTTTEMIGAGVYCHEFGHALGLPDLYNTASGGPGIGNWSIMAGGSWGGNGNTGATPVQMDVWCKRFLGWITPLNITKNQGFSFSATLSDSHHTTARLSKLGSMATSQFWLIEDRRSVATGPVSGVAWDQYIYSSGLAIYHIDSTYTTTTYLNANTVNASNTRAYGVALEETDQTSASYTSELYNGNNSGDAADMWNSTTQANFDSLGTAYPVTYLNNGTSRSGIAVRKIPAAGKGGDFSKAMFCTLYVIPGQPPVQAVELSYFTGMISNHKPFLAWRTESEHYCSHWEISRTKDSEEEYKLLAKIPGSLTSNQPQEYSYADESLTEGGSYYYLLTEVDVNGEKTPYGPVNIVVSSLVKRSELALLPCYPNPSRGEITFKYSLPAEGNVNIKVFNILGQEVRNVHNDRSPAGANIVPWDGKDNQGRILPNGVYVYQLVSGNQRITRKMTILK